In the Sandaracinus amylolyticus genome, AGGCGAGCGGGCGCCGCGTCGTGCTCTGGGACGAGCGCATGACGTCGCAGGCCGCGCATCGCGCGCTCGCGGCCGGTGGCGCGTCGAGCCGTGATCGCCGGGGCAAGGTCGATCGCATCGCGGCCGCGCTCCTGCTCGAGTCGTACCTCGAGGCGCAGCGCGCGAAGGCCGCGCGCGCCAGGGCGAAGGCGCGCGACGACGAGGAGCCGTGAGCGCGAAGCGAGCCGCACGCAGCCCGCGGCGCGGGTCACGGGCAGGGCGAGCGTCCGAGCCGCGCGCGCTCCGCGTCGCCTCGGTCGCGCTGCTCGTCCTGGTGGGCCTCGCGGTCGCGGCGATCGCGGCGATCCTGATCGTCTATCCGAAGCAGCGCGCCTCGGGCACCGGGCGCGCGACCGAGATCACGATCGCCTCGGGCGAGCGCTTCGGCGATCTCACCGCGCGCCTCGCGAGCGCGGGGGTGATCGAGCGCCCGTGGATCTTCGCGATCTACGCCCGCCTCGTCGGCGCGGACGAGCACCTCCGCGCCGGCACGGTGGTGCTCACCGACGACATGAGCCCGCGCGAGGTCGTGCAGCGCATCGCGCACGGCTTCGGCACCGCGTCGGTCGAAGTGCTCGTGCCCGAGGGCTTCCACCGCTACGACCTCGCCGCGCGCCTCGATCGCTGGGGCGTGTGCTCGCGCGATGCGTTCCTCGAGGCGACCGAGGACCGCGCGCTGCTCGACGAGCTCGAGATCCCCGGGCCGACCGCCGAGGGTTATCTCTTCCCCGACACCTACGAGCTCGCCGAGGGCATGAGCGCGCACGACGTCGTACGGCGCATGGTCACGAACCATCGACGCCGCACCACGCCGGTGCTGCGCGAGCTCGCGTCGGGGCTCGCCACGCTCGAGCGCGATCTGCGCTGGAGCCCGCACGAGGCGATCGTGCTCGCGTCGATCGTCGAGCGCGAGGCGGTTGCGCGCGAGGAGCAGCCGATCATCGCGGGCGTGTTCCTCAATCGCCTTCGCGATCCCACGTTCGTGCCGCATCGGCTCGACGCGGATCCGACCGTCTCGTACGGCTGTCTCGCGTTCCCCGATCTCGCGCCCTCGTGCGCGGGGTTCCGCGGTCGCATCAGCCGCGCGATGACCCACGATCCCGCGAACCCGTACAACACGTACCGCCGCGAGCAGCTCCCGCCGGGGCCGATCAGCAACCCCGGGCTCGATGCGCTGCGCGCGGTGCTCGCGCCGGCGCGCCACGACTATCTGTTCTTCGTCGCGCGCGGTGGAGGACGTCACGCGTTCAGCCGCACGCTCGGTGAGCACAGCCGCACGACCGCGCGGGTGCGCGACGCGCAGGACGAGTGATCGTGCATCGCAAGGGCACGCAGCTCGATCTGTTCGGCGGCGAGACGCCTCCGCCGTCTCCTCCTCCTCCGCGCCCGATCGCGCCTCGTCCTCGCCGCGGTGAGCTCGATCCGATCCCCGCGCCCGATCCCACGCTGGTCGCGCTGGCGTCGCGCCTGCCGCGCCACGTGCGGCTCGGCACCTCGAGCTGGACCTTCCCGGGATGGGCCGGGCACGTGTACCGCCGTCGTTATCCCAACGAGCGCGTGTTCACCCAGCGCTCGCTCGAGGAGTACGCGCAGTTCCCGCTCTTCCGCACGGTCGGCATCGATCGCAGCTTCTGGGCGCCGATCCCCGAGCACGAGCTCGAGGCGTACGCGGCGCAGCTCCCCGACGGGTTCCGATGCGCGATGAAGGTCTGGGAGGAGATCACGACGGTCTCCTATCCCTCGCATCCGCGCTACGGCGCGCGCGCAGGTCAGCTCAACCCGCACTTCCTCGATGCGCGCGTGTTCCGCGAGCTGATCGCCGAGCCGGTCGCGCGTGCGTTCGGTCGTCACCTCGGCGCCTTCGTGCTCGAGATCCCGCCGCCCCCGAAGCTGCCGCACCGACCG is a window encoding:
- the mltG gene encoding endolytic transglycosylase MltG — encoded protein: MSAKRAARSPRRGSRAGRASEPRALRVASVALLVLVGLAVAAIAAILIVYPKQRASGTGRATEITIASGERFGDLTARLASAGVIERPWIFAIYARLVGADEHLRAGTVVLTDDMSPREVVQRIAHGFGTASVEVLVPEGFHRYDLAARLDRWGVCSRDAFLEATEDRALLDELEIPGPTAEGYLFPDTYELAEGMSAHDVVRRMVTNHRRRTTPVLRELASGLATLERDLRWSPHEAIVLASIVEREAVAREEQPIIAGVFLNRLRDPTFVPHRLDADPTVSYGCLAFPDLAPSCAGFRGRISRAMTHDPANPYNTYRREQLPPGPISNPGLDALRAVLAPARHDYLFFVARGGGRHAFSRTLGEHSRTTARVRDAQDE
- a CDS encoding DUF72 domain-containing protein, with product MHRKGTQLDLFGGETPPPSPPPPRPIAPRPRRGELDPIPAPDPTLVALASRLPRHVRLGTSSWTFPGWAGHVYRRRYPNERVFTQRSLEEYAQFPLFRTVGIDRSFWAPIPEHELEAYAAQLPDGFRCAMKVWEEITTVSYPSHPRYGARAGQLNPHFLDARVFRELIAEPVARAFGRHLGAFVLEIPPPPKLPHRPTFERQLARFFEEVPRHFHYAVELRDKRLLTRRHVELLRAHGASHVWNHWSRMPPISMQREIAGAPLGPIAIARLMLPQDAQYEAQKAAMEPFDTLVAPDPEMRADVIRLARECEDAGAELYVIVNNKVEGSSPWTVRALAERLAR